One Caballeronia sp. NK8 DNA window includes the following coding sequences:
- a CDS encoding caspase family protein — protein sequence MALILDRRQKGDPGVHVILIGVGTFANARAADLLGDDAPKGGFADLETPLHSVEAFAGWLQTELDVADTPLQTLRVLASSASRTSRLGVTSPTFKNIADEVGEWSDDVDSHEDNLAIFYFCGHGLLIGETQLLLAEDFGSNRRAPFEDSIEPELLANAMRQMQGRRQLFLIDACSTEVPFSRRYANVRSRTIVQEAQNQNLAKSEQCLIRASKLGSRAFGSATGPSVFMDAFLRAMKGAGAVSAQRRRWVIHTDMLKLALSWLMQLRPEGQGQEVSFGGGTLSSNVSFHMLSGDPLVPVRVLCEPRELEAVSALHVDSAQHSAAGNWPESFDIERRAHDFEAIETTAEGAKVHGQVLQEVIAPPFVNVYIPC from the coding sequence ATGGCTTTGATATTGGATAGACGCCAAAAGGGCGACCCTGGGGTTCACGTAATTCTCATCGGCGTCGGAACCTTTGCCAATGCCAGGGCTGCAGACCTCTTGGGGGACGATGCACCGAAGGGCGGCTTCGCCGACCTGGAGACACCGCTTCACTCAGTTGAGGCGTTCGCGGGGTGGCTGCAGACGGAGCTAGACGTGGCTGACACGCCACTCCAAACACTACGAGTTCTGGCGTCCTCTGCAAGCCGCACTTCTCGCCTCGGCGTCACGTCGCCAACGTTTAAAAACATTGCGGACGAGGTTGGCGAGTGGTCTGACGATGTCGACTCCCATGAGGACAACCTAGCCATTTTCTATTTTTGCGGTCATGGACTGCTTATTGGGGAGACACAGCTTCTCCTGGCGGAGGACTTTGGCTCGAATCGCCGCGCGCCATTCGAGGATTCTATTGAGCCGGAACTGCTGGCAAACGCCATGCGGCAAATGCAGGGACGCCGGCAGCTTTTCCTTATCGATGCCTGTAGTACAGAGGTCCCGTTTTCGCGGCGCTATGCGAATGTGCGCTCGAGGACCATCGTGCAAGAGGCGCAAAATCAAAACCTGGCCAAGTCGGAGCAGTGCCTCATTCGCGCAAGCAAGCTGGGAAGCCGTGCATTTGGTTCCGCAACTGGCCCTTCCGTGTTTATGGATGCATTCCTACGAGCGATGAAGGGCGCGGGCGCCGTGTCGGCGCAAAGACGGCGGTGGGTGATCCATACTGATATGCTGAAGTTGGCGCTTTCATGGCTCATGCAGTTGCGGCCCGAAGGCCAAGGCCAGGAGGTTTCCTTCGGAGGTGGCACTTTATCGAGTAATGTCTCATTCCACATGCTATCAGGTGACCCGTTGGTGCCTGTCCGCGTACTTTGCGAGCCAAGAGAGCTTGAGGCAGTGAGCGCATTGCACGTGGACAGTGCTCAGCACAGCGCCGCTGGCAATTGGCCAGAAAGCTTCGACATTGAACGCCGCGCCCATGATTTCGAGGCGATAGAGACGACTGCCGAAGGTGCGAAGGTTCATGGCCAGGTGCTACAAGAGGTAATTGCTCCGCCATTCGTGAACGTGTATATACCGTGTTAG
- a CDS encoding methyl-accepting chemotaxis protein has protein sequence MKNLTIQARLTLTMIFLGILLATSVALGIFGMVQMDASAKDVGLTSLPAVYALGVSDRSMNRARILLDHYALDRDNPAATGIRARAFQSLTDSDEWYRKYDDIPREGEEDILAKAAVDARAQLRKSIEGFAAAIDRRDQAAIVRFAGEAVPAAYERASAAMRKLEDYQLEDAMRQNRENDRRFATLRLIYLSMLVGGGAAAALAWWVLRRAIMTPLAKALEHFTHISEGDLSQTVTINSQDEMGQLLAGVAAMKHRLASTVATVRTSSETIFSASKEIAAGNTNLSSRTEQQAASLEETAASMEQLTATVKQNAENAMEASGLADDARVVANQGSAIVDHVMETMTEIEDSSLKIGNIIEIIEGIAFQTNILALNAAVEAARAGDEGRGFAVVAGEVRNLAQRSSAAAREIKVLIETSGGRVQVGAGLVRNAGETMKRVGTAIQRVTDIMGEIASASNEQSRGIEQLNQAISQMDEVTQQNAALVEQAAAAAGAMEDEAGRLSEAVAVFRTVEKSTSTSTPDSGLELRTAMAL, from the coding sequence ATGAAAAACTTGACCATTCAAGCGCGCCTCACGCTCACCATGATCTTCCTCGGAATCCTATTGGCAACGTCCGTTGCTCTGGGCATTTTTGGGATGGTGCAGATGGATGCATCAGCGAAGGACGTCGGCCTTACCAGTCTACCCGCCGTCTATGCATTAGGCGTCTCCGACAGGTCAATGAACCGAGCTCGTATCCTGCTCGATCACTATGCGCTCGACCGCGACAACCCCGCGGCGACTGGCATTCGCGCAAGAGCCTTCCAGTCGTTGACAGATTCCGACGAATGGTATCGAAAGTATGATGACATCCCCCGCGAAGGCGAGGAGGACATTCTTGCTAAGGCTGCAGTTGATGCTCGTGCTCAGTTGCGCAAATCTATCGAAGGCTTCGCTGCGGCGATCGATCGGCGCGATCAAGCCGCGATCGTCCGATTTGCGGGGGAGGCAGTACCTGCTGCATACGAGCGAGCCAGCGCCGCAATGCGGAAGCTCGAAGACTACCAGCTTGAAGATGCGATGCGTCAGAACAGGGAAAATGACCGGCGGTTTGCGACCCTGCGGTTGATCTATTTGTCGATGCTGGTTGGGGGGGGCGCGGCGGCCGCGCTAGCTTGGTGGGTGCTCCGCCGGGCAATCATGACACCGCTAGCTAAGGCGCTAGAGCACTTCACCCACATTTCCGAGGGCGACCTATCACAAACGGTAACCATCAATTCGCAAGACGAGATGGGTCAATTGCTCGCCGGCGTCGCTGCCATGAAGCACAGATTGGCCTCTACCGTAGCCACTGTCAGGACTAGCAGTGAAACCATTTTCAGCGCCAGCAAAGAGATTGCCGCAGGTAATACGAACCTGTCGTCACGAACCGAGCAGCAGGCGGCGTCGCTCGAAGAGACTGCCGCCAGCATGGAACAGCTGACGGCCACCGTGAAGCAAAACGCGGAAAACGCAATGGAGGCGAGCGGTTTAGCTGACGACGCAAGAGTCGTGGCCAATCAGGGAAGCGCCATAGTGGATCACGTAATGGAGACGATGACGGAGATCGAAGACAGTTCCCTGAAAATCGGCAACATCATCGAGATCATCGAAGGCATCGCATTTCAAACCAACATACTGGCACTGAATGCCGCGGTCGAAGCGGCGCGAGCTGGCGACGAGGGCCGCGGATTCGCCGTGGTGGCCGGCGAAGTACGCAATCTTGCCCAACGTTCTTCCGCTGCAGCTAGAGAGATCAAGGTATTGATTGAAACGTCCGGGGGCCGGGTGCAGGTGGGGGCCGGGTTAGTAAGAAATGCCGGCGAAACGATGAAACGGGTTGGGACTGCCATTCAGCGCGTGACGGATATTATGGGCGAGATCGCATCGGCGTCAAATGAACAAAGCCGCGGTATTGAACAGCTGAACCAGGCCATCTCGCAAATGGACGAAGTCACGCAGCAGAATGCTGCGCTCGTCGAACAGGCAGCGGCGGCCGCCGGCGCTATGGAAGACGAAGCCGGACGGTTAAGTGAAGCGGTCGCGGTCTTCAGGACCGTTGAGAAATCCACGTCAACGTCAACGCCCGACAGCGGCCTCGAGTTGCGAACGGCAATGGCTTTGTAA
- a CDS encoding NADP-dependent malic enzyme, which translates to MDEQLKQSALAYHQNPRPGKISVTPTKPLSNQLDLSLAYSPGVAAACMAIYDEPLDAQKYTSRANLVGVVTNGTAVLGLGNIGPLAAKPVMEGKGCLFKKFAGIDVFDIELAETDPDKLVDAIAMLEPTLGGINLEDIKAPECFYIEKKLRERMKIPVFHDDQHGTAIIASAAILNGLKVVGKKLDEIKLVCSGAGAAAIACLDLLVHLGLKKSNTLVIDSKGVIYEGRGNLDASKERYQASTDARTLADAMHGCDVFLGCSSAGVLKAEMVETMADKPLILALANPEPEIRPEEAKRVRPDCIVATGRSDYPNQVNNVLCFPFIFRGALDVGATTITEEMKLACVRAIAELAEETDQGDEVAKAYEGHSLEFGPEYLIPKPFDPRLIIKIAPAVAQAAMDSGVATRPIKDMDAYRETLGATVYRTGMVMRPVFTAAKAAPARIAFAEGEDERVLRAAQFVLLEKIAKPIIIGRPAVVEMRLQKMGSKLKPGVDFEIVNPEDDPRYQKSWQAYHEIAARQGVTPESAKAALRKFNTLIGAILVHTGDADGMICGLIDTYQDHLKFIDQVLGKAEGANNFAAMNLLMLQGRNLFISDTYVNETPTPEQLADMTILAAREIERFGIQPKVALVSNSNFGSVQSASSKRMAEARKLIAERAPDLEIDGEMHGDAALSEAARKASFPGTTLHGEANLLIMPNVEAANITYNLLKTVSGEGVTVGPILLGAAKPVHILTPAATVRRIINMTAVASANAAK; encoded by the coding sequence ATGGACGAACAACTCAAGCAAAGCGCCCTCGCGTATCACCAGAATCCCCGCCCCGGCAAGATTTCGGTTACTCCGACCAAGCCGCTTTCCAATCAGCTCGACCTGTCGCTCGCCTATTCGCCGGGCGTCGCGGCCGCGTGCATGGCGATCTACGATGAGCCGCTCGACGCGCAGAAGTACACGTCGCGTGCGAACCTCGTCGGCGTCGTGACGAACGGCACGGCCGTTTTGGGTCTCGGCAACATCGGCCCGCTCGCGGCCAAGCCGGTGATGGAAGGCAAGGGATGCCTCTTCAAGAAGTTCGCGGGCATCGACGTGTTCGATATCGAGCTGGCGGAAACCGATCCGGACAAGCTCGTCGATGCGATCGCGATGCTCGAGCCGACGCTCGGCGGCATCAACCTCGAAGACATCAAGGCGCCGGAATGCTTCTACATAGAGAAGAAGCTGCGCGAGCGCATGAAGATTCCCGTTTTCCATGACGATCAGCACGGTACGGCGATCATCGCGTCGGCGGCGATCCTCAACGGCCTGAAAGTGGTCGGCAAGAAGCTGGACGAAATCAAGCTCGTGTGTTCGGGCGCGGGCGCGGCGGCGATCGCGTGTCTGGACCTGCTCGTACATCTGGGCCTGAAGAAGTCGAACACGCTCGTGATCGATTCGAAGGGCGTGATCTACGAAGGCCGCGGCAATCTGGACGCATCGAAGGAGCGCTATCAGGCGAGCACCGACGCGCGCACGCTCGCCGACGCGATGCACGGTTGCGACGTGTTCCTCGGCTGTTCGAGCGCGGGCGTGCTCAAGGCCGAAATGGTCGAGACGATGGCCGACAAGCCGCTGATCCTCGCGCTGGCCAATCCCGAGCCGGAAATCCGTCCGGAAGAGGCGAAGCGCGTGCGTCCGGACTGTATCGTCGCAACGGGCCGTTCGGATTATCCGAATCAGGTCAACAACGTGCTGTGCTTCCCGTTCATTTTCCGCGGCGCGCTCGACGTGGGCGCGACGACCATCACCGAGGAAATGAAGCTCGCGTGCGTGCGCGCGATCGCCGAACTCGCGGAAGAAACCGATCAGGGTGATGAAGTTGCAAAGGCTTATGAAGGCCATTCGCTAGAATTCGGCCCGGAATATCTGATTCCGAAGCCTTTCGATCCGCGCCTGATCATCAAGATCGCGCCGGCCGTGGCGCAAGCCGCGATGGATTCGGGCGTCGCGACGCGTCCGATCAAGGACATGGACGCGTATCGCGAGACGCTCGGCGCGACGGTGTATCGCACGGGCATGGTGATGCGTCCGGTGTTCACGGCGGCGAAGGCGGCTCCGGCGCGCATCGCGTTCGCGGAAGGCGAGGACGAGCGCGTGCTGCGCGCCGCGCAGTTCGTGCTGCTGGAGAAGATCGCGAAGCCGATCATCATCGGCCGTCCGGCTGTCGTCGAAATGCGTCTGCAGAAGATGGGCTCGAAGCTGAAGCCGGGCGTCGATTTCGAGATCGTGAATCCGGAAGACGATCCGCGTTATCAGAAGAGCTGGCAGGCGTATCACGAGATCGCCGCGCGTCAGGGCGTGACGCCCGAAAGCGCGAAGGCTGCGCTGCGCAAGTTCAACACCCTGATCGGCGCGATCCTGGTTCACACGGGCGACGCGGACGGGATGATCTGCGGTCTCATCGACACGTATCAGGATCACCTGAAGTTCATCGATCAGGTGCTCGGCAAGGCGGAAGGCGCGAACAACTTCGCGGCGATGAATCTGCTGATGCTGCAAGGGCGCAATCTGTTCATCAGCGACACGTACGTCAACGAGACGCCGACGCCCGAGCAACTCGCCGACATGACGATTCTGGCGGCGCGTGAGATCGAGCGTTTCGGGATTCAGCCGAAGGTCGCGCTGGTGTCGAATTCGAACTTCGGCAGCGTGCAGAGCGCGTCGAGCAAGCGGATGGCGGAAGCGCGCAAGCTGATTGCCGAGCGTGCGCCGGATCTCGAAATCGACGGTGAAATGCACGGCGACGCGGCGCTTTCCGAAGCCGCGCGCAAGGCTTCGTTCCCGGGGACCACGTTGCACGGCGAGGCGAATCTGCTGATCATGCCGAACGTCGAAGCGGCGAACATCACGTACAACCTGCTCAAGACGGTGAGCGGCGAGGGCGTGACCGTCGGGCCGATCCTGCTCGGTGCTGCGAAGCCTGTGCATATCCTGACGCCGGCGGCGACCGTGCGTCGGATCATCAATATGACGGCGGTGGCGAGCGCGAATGCCGCCAAGTAA
- a CDS encoding porin, with product MKRCLKAFLTCILVSCSIARAYSQSSVTLYGIIDTGVEFISHAGPAGDRLFRMPSTTGSLPSRWGFRGSEDLGGGYRATFVLESGFGPNTGALAQGGRLFGRQAWIGLESQYGTLSFGRQYTTTYIAVLENDIMGPAIYGIASLDAYIANARADNSVAYRVNLHGLTALATYSFGRDSAGTGNSPGQGTCAGQVPGAFTQCRDWSAMLKYDSDRFGAVVSYEEERGGVNAAANFFDGVAPTPLSTSNGIDARLYIDAYAKFLGATISGGWLNRRVETVNSGTPVVTSNMFFLGARYLVTPAVAIDGEVFRIINAQHDTRATLATLRGIYSLSKRSAVYVQGAYIFNSAKAAYGVSAGGPGGSPAPGVGQAAVMVGLRHLF from the coding sequence ATGAAGCGATGCTTGAAGGCATTTCTAACTTGTATTCTCGTAAGTTGCAGCATTGCACGAGCGTACTCGCAGTCGAGCGTTACATTGTACGGCATCATTGACACGGGGGTGGAGTTCATCTCTCATGCGGGTCCGGCGGGCGATAGGCTATTCCGTATGCCCTCAACGACCGGTTCACTACCCTCGCGTTGGGGCTTCCGAGGTAGCGAGGACCTTGGCGGAGGCTATAGGGCAACGTTCGTTCTCGAAAGCGGATTCGGTCCGAACACTGGCGCCTTGGCACAGGGTGGCCGCTTGTTCGGGCGACAGGCATGGATCGGATTAGAGTCGCAGTACGGTACGCTGAGCTTCGGTAGACAGTACACGACGACCTACATCGCGGTGCTAGAAAATGACATTATGGGACCAGCCATATATGGCATCGCGTCCCTCGATGCCTACATCGCGAATGCCCGCGCTGATAATAGCGTTGCATACCGAGTTAATTTACATGGCTTAACAGCTTTAGCCACTTATTCGTTTGGACGAGACTCCGCCGGTACTGGCAATTCTCCTGGGCAGGGCACTTGCGCTGGGCAGGTCCCCGGGGCGTTCACGCAGTGCCGTGACTGGTCCGCGATGTTGAAGTATGACTCGGACAGGTTCGGTGCGGTAGTGTCGTACGAGGAAGAACGGGGAGGTGTGAACGCAGCTGCGAATTTTTTCGACGGCGTCGCGCCGACGCCTCTGTCCACGAGCAACGGAATCGATGCAAGGCTCTATATCGACGCCTATGCAAAGTTCCTCGGTGCGACGATATCCGGTGGTTGGCTCAATCGTCGCGTCGAAACCGTGAACTCTGGGACCCCGGTCGTCACCTCGAATATGTTTTTCCTTGGGGCGCGATATCTGGTCACGCCCGCAGTGGCCATTGACGGCGAAGTCTTCAGGATTATCAACGCTCAACACGACACGAGAGCGACTCTTGCGACATTGCGGGGGATTTATTCGCTTTCGAAGCGATCGGCCGTGTATGTGCAAGGGGCATACATCTTCAATAGTGCCAAGGCTGCTTACGGAGTGAGCGCCGGAGGGCCCGGCGGATCGCCGGCGCCAGGGGTTGGGCAAGCAGCGGTGATGGTAGGTTTGCGGCACTTGTTCTAA
- a CDS encoding LysR substrate-binding domain-containing protein — MRQLRYFVAVAEAGGFGTAAERMHISQPPLTRQIQALERDIGAKLFERSARGVDLTAAGRVFLEDARQLLTLAQRSSQRSQAAARGESGELNLVYFGTPVFETVPAFIRAFRATYPDASVAVSHMTKEEQLESLLSGVVDIGFGRFYPVTDGVTSWNIGAESLHVAVADPWDERARGARMLADLIDVPVILYPRGDRPSFADKVVSLFRSEGAEPKIAAEVEDVIAALALTAAGIGATLVPASVAHLRWPGVTIVALGQKAPAVPVSCVFRTHRRPPIVESALRVVSSLIGDGGGLEGEIHPSS, encoded by the coding sequence ATGAGGCAGTTGAGATACTTCGTGGCTGTTGCCGAAGCCGGTGGATTTGGTACGGCCGCTGAAAGAATGCATATCTCCCAGCCGCCACTCACGCGTCAGATTCAGGCGCTTGAACGCGACATCGGAGCGAAGCTCTTCGAACGGTCTGCACGTGGCGTTGATCTTACCGCGGCAGGCAGAGTCTTCCTTGAGGACGCACGTCAACTGCTTACGTTGGCACAACGATCGTCGCAGCGGTCACAAGCAGCGGCAAGGGGCGAGTCGGGAGAGTTGAATCTTGTGTACTTCGGCACGCCCGTGTTTGAAACGGTGCCAGCCTTTATCAGGGCTTTCCGCGCGACATACCCGGACGCATCTGTCGCAGTTTCTCATATGACGAAGGAGGAACAACTGGAATCGCTCCTTTCTGGGGTCGTGGATATTGGATTCGGGCGATTCTATCCGGTGACTGACGGTGTAACGAGTTGGAACATCGGGGCCGAAAGTCTGCACGTTGCGGTAGCGGACCCTTGGGATGAGCGTGCGCGCGGTGCGCGAATGCTCGCAGATCTGATAGATGTGCCCGTCATCCTCTATCCGCGGGGTGACCGGCCGAGTTTCGCTGATAAGGTTGTTTCCCTGTTCAGGTCCGAGGGCGCGGAACCGAAAATCGCAGCCGAGGTTGAAGACGTCATTGCCGCCCTTGCGTTGACCGCCGCCGGAATCGGGGCAACGCTGGTACCTGCATCAGTCGCACATCTAAGGTGGCCCGGCGTGACCATCGTAGCGCTTGGACAAAAAGCGCCGGCCGTACCCGTCAGCTGTGTTTTTCGCACACATCGCCGCCCGCCTATAGTCGAGTCAGCGCTACGAGTTGTCTCCTCGTTGATCGGAGACGGTGGGGGTCTCGAAGGCGAGATTCATCCGTCCAGTTGA
- a CDS encoding chlorocatechol 1,2-dioxygenase, whose product MNKRVKDVVDGIVSAVRRVLDEKEITESEYRTALHYLMKVAEQREIALLCDVFFNSTVVATKARLSSGSTPAIEGPYYREDAPFVVDRLKTYDTDAHKPLLIKGTVKAVDGSVVEGVTIDVWHSTPDGKYSGFHDGIPTDFYRGKLRVGRDGQFSVQTTMPVAYQIPNDGPTGALLETMGGHSWRPAHVHFKVKAPGFETLTTQYYFEGGDWVGDDCCNGVEPSLISPEKVEEGARVMNIDFVIERALEHSGANT is encoded by the coding sequence GTGAACAAGCGAGTTAAAGATGTTGTGGACGGAATCGTATCGGCTGTACGGAGAGTCCTCGATGAAAAGGAGATTACGGAGTCGGAATATCGAACTGCGCTTCACTACCTGATGAAGGTCGCCGAACAGCGCGAGATCGCGTTGCTCTGTGACGTATTTTTCAACAGCACAGTTGTGGCGACGAAGGCTCGCCTGAGCAGCGGCTCGACGCCAGCGATCGAGGGACCCTACTATCGTGAGGACGCCCCGTTCGTAGTCGACCGACTCAAAACGTACGATACAGACGCCCACAAGCCGTTGCTTATTAAGGGAACGGTCAAGGCGGTCGATGGCAGTGTGGTCGAGGGCGTGACGATCGACGTCTGGCATTCGACTCCCGATGGAAAGTACAGCGGCTTCCATGACGGCATTCCAACCGATTTTTATCGGGGCAAACTCAGGGTCGGTCGTGATGGCCAGTTTAGCGTGCAAACGACGATGCCAGTTGCATATCAGATTCCCAACGATGGTCCGACGGGCGCATTGCTCGAGACCATGGGCGGTCACTCGTGGCGTCCAGCGCATGTGCATTTCAAGGTGAAGGCACCGGGCTTTGAAACGTTGACAACTCAGTACTACTTCGAAGGCGGCGACTGGGTCGGCGACGATTGCTGCAATGGTGTCGAGCCGAGTCTGATCAGCCCCGAGAAGGTGGAGGAGGGCGCCCGAGTGATGAATATCGATTTCGTCATCGAACGCGCCCTCGAGCACTCGGGAGCCAACACATGA
- a CDS encoding muconate cycloisomerase family protein, translating into MKIDAIDALIVDVPTRRPIQMSMTTVHQQSYVIVRVRAEGLVGVGEGGSVGGPVWSAECAETIKTIVEQYLAPHLVGTDAFNVSAALQTMARAVTGNASAKAALEMALLDLKARALGVSIAELLGGRLRNSIPIAWTLASGDTKRDIDSAIEMIEKRRHNNFKIKLGFRSPADDLIHMEALSKELGSRASLRVDVNMAWDEQVASIYIPELEALGVDLIEQPVARDNTRALRRLSETNRVAIMADESLSTLTSAFDLARDRSVDVFSLKLCNMGGVTATQKVAAVAEASGIASYGGTMLDSTIGTSAALQLYSTVPSLPYGCELLGPFVLADTLSQEALEIRDFELQVPTGIGHGMTLDEEKVRRYARVN; encoded by the coding sequence ATGAAGATCGACGCCATTGACGCTTTGATTGTGGACGTGCCGACCAGACGGCCGATCCAAATGTCGATGACTACTGTTCACCAGCAAAGCTATGTCATCGTCCGTGTGCGTGCCGAAGGACTCGTCGGCGTGGGCGAAGGCGGCAGTGTGGGGGGGCCCGTCTGGAGCGCGGAGTGTGCGGAGACGATAAAGACGATCGTCGAGCAATATTTGGCACCACATCTTGTCGGAACTGACGCATTCAACGTGTCGGCCGCGCTCCAAACCATGGCACGTGCGGTCACGGGGAACGCGTCGGCGAAAGCTGCGCTCGAGATGGCGCTGCTTGACCTCAAAGCCCGCGCGTTGGGTGTCTCGATCGCGGAGCTGCTTGGCGGCAGGCTGCGCAATTCAATCCCGATTGCGTGGACCTTAGCCAGCGGCGACACGAAGCGCGACATAGACTCCGCGATTGAAATGATCGAAAAGCGTCGGCACAATAATTTCAAAATTAAGCTCGGCTTTCGTTCGCCAGCTGACGACCTGATTCATATGGAGGCGCTGTCGAAAGAGTTGGGATCGAGGGCGTCGCTTCGTGTGGACGTCAATATGGCGTGGGATGAGCAGGTGGCGTCCATTTATATTCCGGAGCTTGAGGCGCTCGGGGTCGATCTAATTGAACAGCCAGTCGCCCGCGATAACACTCGAGCGCTTAGGCGCCTATCCGAAACCAACCGTGTGGCAATCATGGCTGACGAGAGTCTGAGCACTCTTACGTCGGCCTTCGATCTCGCGCGTGACCGAAGCGTGGACGTCTTCTCGCTAAAGCTGTGCAATATGGGAGGCGTGACGGCTACGCAGAAAGTCGCGGCGGTGGCCGAAGCAAGCGGAATCGCTTCCTATGGCGGAACAATGCTCGACTCGACGATAGGTACTTCCGCAGCGCTCCAGCTCTACTCAACGGTTCCGTCGCTTCCGTACGGTTGCGAGCTGCTTGGTCCCTTTGTCCTTGCGGACACATTGAGCCAAGAAGCACTCGAAATTCGAGACTTCGAGCTGCAGGTCCCCACCGGCATCGGTCACGGCATGACGCTTGACGAAGAGAAGGTGCGCAGATACGCACGCGTCAACTAG
- a CDS encoding dienelactone hydrolase family protein, with the protein MLTDGVEIASRTGKRFGAYLGKPTAVTAPVIVIAQEIFGITSFIRDTVDWLVGAGFGCVCPDLYWRQAPAIELDANVPAEREQALTLFRDFDVEAGVDDLACTIEYARELPFSNGRVGVLGYCLGGALAYDVAARSLADCSVGYYGVGLEKKVSSVSAITRPTMLHMGSKDHYVTEEARRILDEHFSENDSLSLHWYPVGHSFARASSPNFDREATSIANARTLQLFGTLKDVL; encoded by the coding sequence ATGTTAACAGACGGCGTTGAGATCGCGTCGCGCACGGGGAAAAGATTCGGTGCTTATCTAGGCAAGCCGACGGCCGTCACCGCACCGGTCATCGTGATCGCCCAGGAAATTTTTGGGATCACCTCTTTCATCAGGGATACGGTAGATTGGCTCGTCGGGGCGGGCTTTGGCTGCGTATGTCCGGATTTGTATTGGAGGCAGGCACCAGCTATCGAACTCGACGCGAATGTACCGGCAGAGCGGGAGCAGGCACTCACATTGTTCCGTGACTTTGATGTGGAAGCCGGCGTCGACGATCTCGCGTGCACGATTGAATATGCCCGCGAGCTACCTTTCTCCAACGGGCGGGTCGGCGTGTTGGGGTATTGTCTAGGGGGCGCACTGGCGTACGATGTCGCCGCACGGTCGCTGGCAGATTGCTCGGTTGGCTACTACGGTGTCGGATTGGAAAAAAAAGTGTCATCTGTATCGGCCATCACGCGACCGACAATGCTTCACATGGGTTCGAAGGACCATTATGTGACGGAGGAGGCCCGTCGCATTCTCGACGAGCATTTTAGTGAGAACGACAGTCTGAGCTTGCATTGGTATCCGGTTGGACATTCGTTCGCGCGGGCGTCGAGTCCGAACTTTGATCGGGAAGCAACGAGTATAGCGAATGCGCGGACGCTTCAACTGTTCGGAACATTGAAGGACGTCTTATGA
- a CDS encoding maleylacetate reductase, with protein MKKFTFDYMSPRVIFGAGSLSALPDEVERFGTRRFLVLSTPDQRNVAKNVALPVSDVVAGYFDRATMHVPMEVVQEAERAFSASGADSIIAVGGGSTTGLAKILSMRLGVPSLVIPTTYAGSEMTTIWGITEGGLKRTGRDAKVLPKTVIYDPLLTIGLPPAVSVTSGLNAIAHAAEGLYSAELNPILESMCKQGIGALIDAIPRLVANPADIEARTDALFGAWLCGTVLSHLGMGLHHKLCHTLGGTLNLPHAETHAIVLPHAMSYNLPNADAARRLLQGVVGEDDVPGALYDLAKHCGAPLSLAEIGMRTEDIPLVRDLALKDQYPNPRRLESDALETLLANAFYGRRPSFT; from the coding sequence ATGAAGAAATTCACATTCGATTACATGAGTCCGCGGGTCATCTTTGGGGCGGGAAGTCTATCTGCGTTGCCAGACGAAGTTGAACGCTTTGGCACGCGGCGATTTCTGGTGTTAAGCACACCGGATCAACGCAACGTTGCGAAAAATGTTGCCCTGCCGGTAAGTGATGTCGTAGCTGGATACTTCGACAGGGCGACGATGCATGTTCCAATGGAAGTCGTACAGGAGGCGGAGCGAGCGTTTTCCGCGAGCGGTGCGGACTCAATCATCGCGGTCGGGGGTGGTTCGACTACTGGACTCGCGAAAATACTCTCAATGAGACTCGGCGTGCCTAGTCTGGTAATACCAACTACCTATGCCGGCAGCGAGATGACGACGATATGGGGCATCACAGAAGGCGGACTCAAACGAACCGGCAGAGACGCGAAGGTCCTTCCCAAGACGGTGATCTACGATCCGTTGCTTACGATCGGACTGCCGCCCGCGGTTTCCGTCACCAGTGGATTAAACGCGATTGCTCATGCAGCGGAAGGCCTGTACTCGGCGGAACTTAATCCCATTTTGGAGAGCATGTGCAAACAGGGCATCGGAGCGTTGATCGATGCTATTCCGCGACTGGTAGCGAACCCCGCTGACATCGAAGCACGCACTGACGCTCTTTTTGGCGCGTGGCTGTGCGGCACGGTGCTGTCTCATCTCGGTATGGGCCTGCATCATAAGCTTTGCCATACACTTGGCGGAACGCTTAACTTGCCTCACGCGGAAACGCATGCAATCGTGTTGCCCCACGCGATGTCATACAATCTGCCAAACGCCGACGCGGCGAGGCGGCTGCTACAGGGAGTCGTCGGCGAAGATGATGTCCCCGGCGCTCTTTACGATCTCGCAAAACATTGTGGCGCCCCGCTGAGCCTTGCCGAGATCGGAATGCGGACAGAAGACATTCCGCTAGTGCGCGACCTCGCACTTAAGGACCAGTATCCGAACCCCCGGCGGCTGGAATCTGACGCTCTGGAAACGCTTTTGGCCAACGCATTTTATGGACGACGACCGTCCTTCACCTGA